The following coding sequences are from one Neovison vison isolate M4711 chromosome X, ASM_NN_V1, whole genome shotgun sequence window:
- the ZNF711 gene encoding zinc finger protein 711 isoform X5 — protein sequence MDSGGGSLGLHTSDCRMAHTMIMQDFVAGMAGTAHIDGDHIVVSVPEAVLVSDVVTDDGITLDHGLAAEVVHGPDIITETDVVTEGVIVPEAVLEADVAIEEDLEEDDSDHILTSELITETVRVPEQVFVADLVTGPDGHLEHVVQDCVSGVDSPTMVSEEVLVTNSDTETVIQAAGGVPGSSVTIKTEDDDDDDDDDDDDDVKSTSEDYLMISLDDVGEKLEHMGNTPLKIGGDGSQEDVKEDAFGSEVIKVYIFKAEAEDDVEIGGTEIVTESEYTNGHSVAGVLDQSRMQREKMVYMAVKDSSQEEDDINERRVTRRYEDCQASGNALDSTLESRSSTAAQYLQICDSINTNKVLKQKAKKRRRGETRQWQTAVIIGPDGQPLTVYPCHICTKKFKSRGFLKRHMKNHPDHLMRKKYQCTDCDFTTNKKVSFHNHLESHKLINKVDKTHEFTEYTRRYREASPLSSNKLILRDKEPKMHKCKYCDYETAEQGLLNRHLLAVHSKNFPHVCVECGKGFRHPSELKKHMRTHTGEKPYQCQYCVFRCADQSNLKTHIKSKHGSSLPYKCEHCPQAFGDERELQRHLDLFQGHKTHQCPHCDHKSTNSSDLKRHIISVHTKDFPHKCEVCEKGFHRPSELKKHSDIHKGRKIHQCRHCDFKTSDPFILSGHILSVHTKDQSLKCKRCKRGFRQQNELKKHMKTHTGRKIYQCEYCEYSTTDASGFKRHVISIHTKDYPHRCEFCKKGFRRPSEKNQHIMRHHKEALM from the exons TGGCTGGAATGGCTGGTACTGCACATATCGATGGAGACCATATTGTTGTTTCAGTTCCTGAGGCTGTATTAGTTTCTGATGTTGTCACAGATGATGGGATAACCCTTGATCATGGCCTTGCAGCTGAAGTTGTCCATGGGCCTGATATCATCACTGAGACTGATGTAGTAACAGAAGGTGTAATTGTTCCTGAAGCTGTACTTGAAGCTGATGTTGCTATTGAAGAAGATTTAGAGGAAGATGATAGTGATCATATCTTGACTTCTGAGCTAATTACAGAAACTGTTAGAGTACCTGAGCAGGTTTTTGTGGCTGACCTTGTTACTGGTCCTGATGGACACTTAGAACATGTGGTCCAAGATTGTGTTTCAGGAGTTGACTCTCCCACAATGGTATCAGAGGAGGTTCTTGTAACTAATTCGGATACAGAAACTGTGATTCAAGCAGCTGGTGGTGTTCCTGGTTCTTCAGTTACTATTAAAAccgaagatgatgatgatgatgatgatgatgatgatgatgatgatgtcaaGAGCACTTCTGAAGACTACTTAATGATATCTT TGGATGATGTTGGGGAAAAATTAGAGCATATGGGGAACACACCATTAAAAATCGGAGGTGATGGTTCACAAGAAGATGTTAAAGAAGATGCATTTGGTTCAGAAGTAATTaaagtgtatatatttaaagcTGAGGCTGAAGATGATGTTGAAATAG gtgGAACAGAAATTGTCACAGAGAGTGAGTACACCAATGGACATTCCGTAGCTGGAGTGCTTGACCAGAGCCGAATGCAGCGGGAGAAGATGGTTTACATGGCAGTTAAAGATTCTTCTCAAGAAGAAGATGATATTA atgaAAGAAGAGTTACCCGGAGGTATGAAGATTGTCAAGCATCAG GAAATGCCTTGGACTCAACATTAGAGAGCAGAAGTAGTACAGCAGCACAGTACCTTCAAATTTGTGATAGCATTAATACAAATAAAGTACTTAAACAAAAAGccaagaagaggagaaggggagaaacgAGGCAGTGGCAAACAG ctgtTATAATAGGCCCTGATGGACAGCCCCTGACAGTATACCCTTGCCATATTTGCACAAAAAAGTTTAAATCCAGGGGATTCTTGAAAAGACACATGAAGAATCATCCTGATCActtgatgagaaaaaaatatcagtGTACAGATTGTGACTTTACAACTAACAAGAAAGTAAGTTTCCATAACCACTTGGAAAGCCATAAGCTTATAAACAAAGTTGACAAAACCCATGAATTTACAGAATACACACGAAGATACAGAGAGGCTAGTCCACTGAGTTCAAATAAACTTATATTAAGAGACAAGGAGCCGAAGATGCACAAGTGCAAATACTGTGACTATGAAACTGCAGAACAAGGACTATTAAACAGACATTTACTGGCTGTTCACAGCAAGAATTTTCCTCATGTTTGTGTTGAGTGTGGGAAGGGCTTTCGACATCCCTCTGAACTCAAGAAACATATGAGAACCCATACTGGTGAAAAGCCATATCAGTGTCAGTATTGTGTCTTCAGATGTGCAGATCAGTCAAATCTGAAAACTCACATTAAGTCTAAGCATGGTAGCAGTTTACCATATAAATGTGAGCATTGTCCTCAAGCATTTGGTGATGAGAGGGAGCTTCAACGCCATCTGGATTTGTTTCAAGGACATAAGACACACCAGTGTCCTCATTGTGACCATAAGAGCACCAACTCAAGTGACCTTAAGCGGCACATCATATCTGTCCATACTAAGGATTTTCCTCACAAATGTGAGGTCTGTGAAAAAGGTTTCCATCGTCCTTCTGAGCTCAAAAAGCATAGCGATATCCATAAGGGTAGAAAGATTCATCAGTGTAGGCACTGTGACTTTAAAACATCAGATCCGTTTATTCTTAGTGGTCATATCCTTTCAGTTCACACAAAGGATCAGTCATTGAAGTGTAAAAGGTGCAAGAGAGGGTTCAGACAACAAAATGAGCTCAAAAAACATATGAAGACCCACACTGGAAGGAAGATTTATCAATGTGAGTATTGTGAATATAGCACTACAGATGCATCTGGCTTTAAACGACATGTGATATCAATACATACAAAAGACTACCCACACAGGTGTGAATTCTGCAAGAAGGGATTCCGAAGACCATCAGAAAAAAATCAGCATATTATGAGGCACCACAAAGAGGCTCTTATGTAA